In Flavobacterium sp., a single window of DNA contains:
- a CDS encoding TolC family protein, producing the protein MYFKKITLLFFLIFASIGYSQTLSLKEAIKTGLENYGSVKAKSNYTNASKELLKQTRRDYLPNLNLSAQQDYGTVNGQNGPLYGFGGLGVASSGLPLPEQNWNSAFGALYLVNMNWDFFTFGKTQERINLSKIDVQAKEKDLQQEKFQQEIKISAAYLNLLASQRLLISQQKNLDRAEVFKKTAVARVKNGLLAGVDSTLATAEVSKAKIALNLARNFVKEQNNKLVDLMGVAPQDFVADTLFVTQIPKELIKENAATDSLHPLLQYYKTKIDYSNQQVKLYKRFYYPTMSAFGVLQTRASGFENSYATDQHAFSRNYWDGVNPDRTNYLVGVGITWNLTTPFRSSKQVSAQKFVSQALQEEYNQADRELKSQLTFAEDKIKITLENYAEAPIQVDAAKRAYIQKSTLYKNGLTDLTDLTQTIYTLNRAEIDRDIVNNNVWQSFLLKVAATGNFDLFINEF; encoded by the coding sequence ATGTATTTCAAAAAAATTACCTTATTATTTTTCTTGATTTTTGCCTCAATCGGTTATTCTCAAACCTTGTCTTTAAAAGAAGCAATAAAAACAGGGCTTGAAAATTACGGGTCGGTCAAAGCAAAAAGCAATTACACCAACGCTTCAAAAGAACTCTTAAAACAAACTCGCCGTGATTATCTGCCGAATCTTAATTTATCGGCACAGCAGGATTACGGAACCGTAAATGGACAAAATGGACCATTATACGGATTTGGTGGTTTAGGAGTGGCTTCATCAGGACTTCCGTTGCCGGAACAAAACTGGAATTCGGCTTTTGGCGCACTTTATCTGGTTAACATGAACTGGGATTTTTTCACTTTTGGAAAAACACAGGAAAGAATCAATTTGTCTAAAATTGATGTTCAGGCTAAAGAAAAAGATTTACAGCAGGAAAAATTCCAGCAGGAAATCAAAATTTCTGCTGCTTATTTGAATTTATTAGCGAGCCAGAGATTGTTGATTTCGCAGCAGAAAAATCTGGATCGTGCCGAAGTTTTCAAAAAGACAGCGGTTGCGAGAGTTAAAAACGGATTATTGGCCGGAGTAGATTCTACATTGGCTACAGCCGAAGTTTCAAAAGCTAAAATTGCTTTAAATCTTGCTCGTAACTTCGTAAAAGAACAAAACAACAAACTGGTTGATTTAATGGGCGTTGCGCCACAGGATTTTGTTGCCGATACACTTTTTGTAACGCAGATTCCGAAAGAATTAATTAAGGAAAATGCCGCAACAGACAGTCTTCATCCATTATTACAATACTATAAAACAAAAATAGATTACAGCAATCAGCAGGTTAAACTGTACAAACGTTTTTATTACCCAACAATGAGTGCTTTTGGTGTTTTACAAACCAGAGCTTCGGGATTTGAAAATAGTTATGCGACAGACCAGCATGCTTTTAGCAGAAATTACTGGGATGGCGTGAATCCGGATCGTACCAATTATTTGGTTGGAGTTGGGATTACATGGAATTTAACGACGCCTTTTAGATCAAGCAAACAAGTAAGCGCTCAGAAATTTGTTTCTCAGGCTTTACAGGAAGAATACAATCAGGCCGACAGAGAACTGAAATCGCAGTTGACTTTTGCTGAAGATAAAATCAAAATTACGCTTGAAAATTATGCCGAAGCGCCAATTCAGGTTGATGCCGCAAAAAGAGCTTACATTCAGAAATCGACTTTATATAAAAACGGTTTAACCGATTTAACTGATTTGACACAAACGATTTACACTTTAAACCGTGCCGAAATCGATCGTGATATTGTCAATAATAATGTATGGCAGTCGTTCTTGCTGAAAGTTGCTGCAACGGGCAATTTTGACTTATTTATAAATGAATTTTAA
- a CDS encoding LytTR family DNA-binding domain-containing protein: protein MRDPKKCIIVDDEPAAHYVLANYIKQNPQLELVFQGYNGIEAMDYLRENKVDLMFLDINMPEISGMELLKIIPNHPKTILTTAYSEFALESYDYGVIDYLLKPIYFPRFLKAVDRFFSTENVKAKEEEAIVNSISVKIDGYFIDIELDQLLYAQSFGNYVKLHTIKRTYLASITTTELEKCLPEKNFMRIHKSYIVALDKIDTTEKDFVIIKNEKLPIGITYKRELTDRLKK from the coding sequence ATGAGAGATCCAAAAAAATGCATTATTGTTGATGATGAGCCGGCAGCGCATTATGTTTTAGCCAATTATATAAAACAAAATCCGCAGTTAGAATTGGTTTTTCAGGGATATAATGGCATTGAAGCAATGGATTATCTTAGAGAAAATAAAGTTGATTTGATGTTTTTGGATATTAATATGCCGGAAATTTCAGGTATGGAATTATTGAAAATTATTCCCAATCATCCTAAAACTATTTTAACCACAGCTTATTCTGAATTTGCACTTGAAAGTTACGATTACGGAGTGATTGATTATTTGCTGAAACCTATTTATTTTCCAAGATTTTTGAAAGCTGTTGACCGCTTTTTTTCAACAGAAAATGTAAAAGCAAAGGAAGAAGAAGCTATAGTAAATTCTATCTCTGTAAAAATTGACGGTTATTTTATTGATATCGAATTAGATCAGCTTTTGTACGCGCAGAGTTTTGGAAACTACGTAAAACTTCATACGATAAAACGAACATATCTGGCCTCAATTACGACAACCGAACTCGAAAAATGTCTTCCGGAGAAAAATTTTATGCGTATACATAAATCTTATATTGTGGCTTTGGACAAAATTGACACTACTGAAAAAGATTTTGTCATTATTAAAAATGAAAAATTACCTATTGGAATAACCTACAAAAGGGAATTGACCGACAGACTGAAAAAGTAA
- a CDS encoding SDR family oxidoreductase — MAVNTKIALVTGGSRGLGKNMAIAIAKKGLDVIITYNSKKDEADAVVKEIENLGQKAASLQLNVADSGTFDAFFEAVKTTLKDTFKTDKFDFLINNAGIGIHNSFIGTTEAEFDQLTNIQFKGPFFLTQKGLNVMNDGGGIINISTGLARFSFPGYAAYASMKGAIETLTKYQAKELGARKIRANVVAPGAIETDFGGGAVRDNEQLNQQIASVTALGRVGLPDDIGGVVAFLCTEDARWVNAQRIEASGGMNL; from the coding sequence ATGGCAGTAAATACAAAAATAGCTCTTGTTACCGGAGGCAGCAGAGGTTTAGGAAAAAATATGGCAATTGCAATTGCTAAAAAGGGACTTGATGTAATTATAACGTATAACAGCAAAAAAGATGAAGCAGATGCTGTTGTAAAAGAAATTGAAAACTTAGGACAGAAAGCCGCATCACTTCAATTAAATGTTGCTGACTCAGGAACTTTTGATGCTTTTTTTGAAGCAGTTAAAACAACTTTAAAAGACACATTTAAAACCGATAAATTTGACTTTTTAATAAACAATGCCGGAATCGGAATCCATAATTCTTTCATTGGAACTACGGAAGCTGAATTTGATCAATTAACTAACATTCAGTTCAAAGGTCCATTTTTCCTGACTCAAAAAGGATTAAATGTAATGAATGACGGCGGCGGAATTATAAATATTTCTACTGGTCTGGCAAGATTTTCATTTCCCGGTTATGCAGCTTATGCTTCTATGAAAGGCGCAATTGAAACCTTAACCAAATATCAGGCAAAGGAATTAGGCGCAAGAAAAATCAGAGCCAATGTGGTAGCTCCAGGCGCAATTGAAACTGATTTTGGAGGCGGAGCTGTTCGTGACAATGAACAATTAAACCAGCAAATTGCATCAGTAACGGCTTTAGGAAGAGTTGGTTTACCAGATGATATTGGGGGTGTTGTTGCCTTTTTATGTACTGAAGATGCTCGTTGGGTAAATGCCCAAAGAATAGAAGCTTCTGGTGGAATGAATTTGTAA
- a CDS encoding histidine kinase, with the protein MSIKFDNILDNKWWQEIAVVAFSFTIYTLKNDWMLFSSLTSVLMGIFFYCILYMHAQFNRFFLFPILFKTRRPFTYLLLTLFGVLVFSIVLYEITMLDMFKNLYFYQNSHQRSYLYQLASVLGTLVCILSPIIVFKFYRIHRKRTEEALLFNQMQLNSLKGQLNPHFLFNTFNTLYGISLEFPDRTPDLIMKVSQLMRYQLESNSKQCVSLEDELEFINSYVQLEKERVGYRCDITLDSKVDNENAYKISPMLLIAFIENAFKHGTCAIEKCFVQIFITVEDGQLHLHVVNSIPTKQTDVVSTKIGLKNTIERLNLIFGKNYTLDIQENKKTYIVDLKLQLKRFA; encoded by the coding sequence ATGAGCATAAAATTTGATAATATTCTGGATAACAAGTGGTGGCAGGAAATTGCCGTCGTCGCGTTTTCCTTCACCATATATACCCTGAAAAACGACTGGATGTTATTTAGTTCTTTAACATCTGTATTAATGGGCATTTTCTTTTACTGTATTCTTTACATGCATGCCCAGTTCAATCGTTTCTTTCTTTTTCCAATACTATTCAAAACCCGTCGTCCCTTTACTTATCTGCTTTTAACGCTTTTTGGCGTTCTTGTTTTCTCAATAGTTTTGTATGAGATTACCATGCTGGATATGTTTAAAAATCTTTATTTCTATCAAAACTCGCATCAAAGAAGTTATTTGTACCAATTGGCAAGCGTTTTGGGAACTTTGGTTTGTATTCTGAGTCCGATTATTGTTTTTAAATTCTACAGAATCCACAGAAAACGCACCGAAGAAGCATTGCTTTTCAACCAAATGCAGTTGAATTCTTTAAAAGGACAATTGAATCCACATTTCTTATTTAATACTTTTAATACGCTTTACGGAATCAGCTTAGAATTTCCGGACAGAACGCCGGATTTAATTATGAAGGTTTCACAATTAATGCGTTATCAATTAGAAAGTAACAGTAAACAATGTGTATCTTTAGAAGACGAATTAGAGTTTATAAACAGTTACGTTCAGCTTGAAAAAGAACGTGTTGGCTATCGTTGTGATATTACTTTAGATTCTAAAGTTGACAACGAAAATGCCTATAAAATTTCGCCAATGCTTTTAATTGCATTTATAGAAAATGCCTTTAAACACGGAACCTGCGCGATTGAAAAATGTTTCGTTCAGATTTTTATTACTGTTGAAGACGGACAGCTTCATCTTCATGTTGTAAATTCAATTCCGACAAAACAAACAGATGTTGTTTCTACCAAAATTGGTTTAAAAAATACAATCGAAAGACTGAATTTAATTTTCGGAAAAAATTATACACTCGATATTCAGGAAAACAAAAAAACTTATATTGTTGATTTAAAACTGCAGTTGAAAAGATTTGCGTAA